A single genomic interval of Candidatus Binatia bacterium harbors:
- a CDS encoding PHP-associated domain-containing protein, which translates to MLRGDFHHHINTDPIDGAFVYHSAGALVDRAAATGLNVLAITCHESIPYDDDIVRYAADRGVLLLRGMEATVDGHHVLLLNFAEFPPGVCTMADIAAAKTRNSLVIAPHPFYPAGVTGGESLTAHPELFDAVEFSGLYTPLTKWFNRRAADYARRVGLPVIGNSDTHFLWQVGRTFTLIDARPEPDAVLEAVRRGRVQLVTQPLSWVDMVRFVVESRSTVGLFSDSLRYMVRVLHRTRGRRRVPPYLLMPEPAPEPLRQSTPRPGEHGEAHRGGRRLR; encoded by the coding sequence ATGCTGCGTGGCGATTTTCACCATCACATCAATACCGACCCAATTGACGGGGCCTTCGTGTACCACTCGGCCGGGGCACTGGTTGATCGGGCCGCCGCGACCGGCCTGAACGTGCTGGCGATTACATGCCACGAATCGATTCCCTACGACGACGACATCGTTCGCTACGCCGCCGATCGCGGGGTGCTGCTGCTGCGCGGAATGGAAGCCACGGTGGACGGCCATCATGTGCTGCTGCTCAACTTCGCGGAGTTTCCTCCCGGGGTGTGCACCATGGCTGATATCGCCGCCGCCAAGACGCGGAACTCGCTGGTCATCGCGCCGCATCCGTTTTATCCGGCCGGGGTGACCGGCGGCGAATCCCTCACGGCGCATCCGGAACTGTTCGATGCGGTGGAGTTCTCCGGGCTCTATACGCCTCTGACCAAATGGTTCAATCGTCGGGCCGCGGACTACGCGCGTCGCGTCGGGCTACCAGTCATTGGCAACTCCGATACCCACTTCCTGTGGCAGGTGGGCCGTACGTTCACGCTCATCGACGCCAGACCCGAACCGGACGCGGTGCTCGAAGCGGTTCGCCGGGGACGCGTGCAACTGGTCACACAGCCGCTGAGCTGGGTGGACATGGTGCGCTTCGTGGTCGAGTCGCGTTCGACCGTCGGCCTTTTCAGCGACAGCTTGCGGTATATGGTTCGTGTCCTGCACCGCACGCGTGGGCGGCGCCGGGTGCCGCCGTACCTGTTAATGCCCGAGCCGGCCCCCGAACCCCTGCGCCAATCGACGCCGCGGCCGGGTGAGCACGGAGAAGCTCACCGGGGCGGGCGAAGGTTACGATAG
- a CDS encoding Gfo/Idh/MocA family oxidoreductase encodes MIPLERVHVGFIGCGRISTLQALGYLDHPRAEMTAVCDRDHALARQRQQEWGAKKVYTDYQQLLRDPDVDAVEILLPHHLHREVAIAALQAGKHVSLQKPPTLTLGELDEVRDAAKAAGRRFRVFENFMHYPPHVKARELVQGGAVGEPLSVRIKTAAGRFDDGWQVPASSQTWRMDPETCGGGPICFDHGYHAYNMARFFVAEPVERVHAWIHVNCFGPNAYFDGPALISWKYAGVPKFGSWEVIASVGMRVRSHYYASDDRMEIHGTEGIIWVNRCTGFLLDEPALVLYRDGETRAWHDIPTDWAESFRLGAHDFIDALVEGHQPAQDAVDAAETLRFAIAAHVSACEAREVRLDEVGPDTRARLPIKSSPES; translated from the coding sequence ATGATCCCGCTCGAACGGGTCCACGTCGGTTTCATCGGCTGCGGCCGCATCTCCACCCTCCAGGCACTGGGCTACCTCGACCACCCGCGCGCTGAGATGACGGCGGTTTGTGATCGAGACCACGCCCTGGCGCGCCAACGGCAGCAGGAGTGGGGAGCGAAGAAGGTGTACACCGACTACCAGCAGCTCCTGCGCGATCCCGATGTCGACGCGGTGGAGATCCTGTTGCCCCACCACCTGCACCGCGAGGTCGCCATCGCCGCGTTGCAGGCGGGGAAGCACGTGTCGCTGCAGAAACCGCCGACATTGACGTTGGGCGAGCTCGACGAGGTCCGTGACGCGGCCAAGGCGGCCGGCCGGCGGTTCCGTGTCTTCGAGAACTTCATGCATTATCCGCCGCATGTGAAGGCACGCGAGCTGGTGCAAGGCGGCGCGGTGGGCGAACCGCTCTCCGTTCGCATCAAGACGGCGGCCGGCCGGTTCGATGACGGTTGGCAGGTCCCGGCCTCCTCACAGACGTGGCGCATGGATCCGGAAACGTGTGGCGGAGGGCCCATCTGCTTTGACCACGGATACCACGCTTACAACATGGCGCGCTTCTTCGTGGCCGAGCCGGTCGAACGCGTGCATGCCTGGATCCACGTCAACTGCTTCGGTCCCAACGCGTACTTCGACGGGCCGGCTCTCATCAGTTGGAAATACGCGGGCGTGCCGAAGTTCGGTAGCTGGGAAGTGATCGCCTCGGTCGGGATGCGGGTGCGTTCGCATTACTACGCCAGCGACGACCGTATGGAGATCCATGGTACGGAAGGCATCATCTGGGTGAATCGGTGCACCGGCTTTCTGCTCGATGAGCCCGCGCTGGTGTTGTACCGGGACGGTGAAACCCGCGCCTGGCACGACATCCCCACCGACTGGGCGGAAAGCTTCCGACTAGGTGCCCACGATTTTATCGATGCACTCGTCGAGGGCCATCAACCAGCGCAGGACGCCGTCGATGCTGCCGAGACGTTGCGCTTCGCCATCGCGGCGCACGTGTCAGCCTGCGAAGCCCGCGAAGTTCGCCTGGACGAAGTCGGTCCCGATACGCGGGCACGATTGCCCATCAAAAGCAGTCCTGAGTCCTGA